One Hydrogenophaga crassostreae genomic region harbors:
- a CDS encoding efflux RND transporter periplasmic adaptor subunit produces the protein MSAPQPENASRSAPARPSAFVDLRPWHLATALSLSLALAACGNADAPAAGAPAGAGGPPPAEVGVVTVTPGDVGLITELPGRLEASRVAQVRARAAGILQERLFKEGSNVKAGQALFRIDAAPYEATLQSAKASLTRAQANLSTATALADRYKPLIAENAISQQEYANAVAAEKSAQADVAVANAAVRTAGINVNYARVTAPIAGTIGRALVTEGALVGQGEATQLAVIQQTDPMYVNFTQSAAEAMKLKRAMADGQLKSAGADAASVRIVLEDGTEYAQPGKLLFSDLTVDATTGQVTLRAEVPNASGALLPGLYVRVRLEQATAADAIALPQQAVTRSGQGDSVMVVDAEGKVAPRPIKVGGQQNGQWVVLDGLKAGEQVMVDGFQKLRGDAPVKAVPWTPPGAAPAAAASAAPAK, from the coding sequence ATGTCAGCCCCTCAACCTGAGAATGCTTCGCGTTCCGCTCCCGCCCGCCCATCTGCATTCGTTGACTTGCGGCCTTGGCATCTGGCCACCGCGTTGTCCTTGAGTCTGGCCCTGGCCGCTTGCGGCAATGCGGACGCACCAGCCGCTGGCGCGCCCGCCGGCGCTGGCGGCCCGCCGCCCGCCGAAGTTGGCGTGGTCACAGTGACGCCCGGCGATGTTGGGCTGATCACGGAGTTGCCTGGTCGGCTGGAGGCTTCGCGGGTCGCGCAGGTGCGTGCCCGGGCCGCCGGCATCTTGCAAGAGCGCTTGTTCAAGGAAGGCAGCAACGTCAAGGCGGGCCAGGCACTGTTCCGCATCGACGCGGCGCCTTACGAGGCCACCTTGCAAAGCGCCAAAGCCTCTTTGACGCGGGCGCAAGCCAACCTGTCCACCGCGACGGCTCTGGCCGATCGCTACAAACCGCTGATCGCTGAAAACGCCATCAGCCAGCAGGAATACGCCAATGCGGTTGCCGCCGAGAAGTCGGCGCAAGCCGATGTGGCGGTGGCCAACGCTGCGGTGCGCACCGCTGGCATCAATGTGAACTACGCGCGGGTGACCGCGCCGATCGCAGGCACCATCGGTCGCGCTTTGGTGACCGAGGGCGCCTTGGTGGGGCAGGGGGAAGCCACGCAATTGGCCGTGATCCAGCAGACCGACCCGATGTACGTGAACTTCACCCAGTCGGCCGCCGAAGCGATGAAGCTCAAGCGCGCCATGGCAGACGGCCAGCTCAAAAGCGCTGGCGCGGACGCTGCGAGCGTGCGCATCGTGCTGGAAGACGGCACCGAATACGCCCAGCCCGGCAAATTGTTGTTCTCGGACTTGACCGTCGATGCGACCACCGGTCAGGTCACGTTGCGCGCCGAAGTGCCCAACGCCTCTGGCGCTTTGCTGCCAGGCTTGTATGTGCGCGTGCGTCTGGAGCAGGCCACCGCAGCCGATGCCATTGCCTTGCCGCAACAGGCTGTGACCCGCTCGGGCCAGGGCGACTCGGTGATGGTGGTGGATGCCGAAGGCAAAGTGGCGCCGCGACCCATCAAAGTCGGTGGCCAGCAAAACGGTCAGTGGGTGGTGCTCGATGGTTTGAAGGCCGGTGAGCAAGTGATGGTGGACGGCTTTCAAAAGCTGCGTGGCGATGCGCCGGTCAAGGCCGTGCCATGGACCCCGCCAGGCGCTGCGCCTGCTGCTGCCGCGTCCGCCGCGCCAGCGAAATAA
- a CDS encoding TetR family transcriptional regulator, which translates to MVRRTKADAEATRHSLLDAAELLFQARGVSRTSLNDIAVAAGTTRGAIYWHFKDKADLFNAMMDRAVLPLEQALTSVGDRASELSDPLQALRSSMRLALNKTATDPRVRRAFEVATLQVEYNEEMHAVRQRHLQVRNECISSTALALKAASTKRGVPLPIALETASLGLHVMVDGLIHNWMLDPTAFDLEACGEKTVETYLRGLGFGAAITSDAVPAPQTPAAPHLTAPADAKPPAPSGSPTQARSRKRTR; encoded by the coding sequence ATGGTTCGCCGTACCAAAGCCGATGCCGAAGCCACACGCCACAGCCTGCTGGACGCCGCAGAGTTGCTGTTTCAGGCGCGCGGTGTGTCGCGCACATCCCTCAACGACATCGCCGTCGCGGCGGGCACCACGCGGGGCGCGATCTACTGGCACTTCAAGGACAAGGCCGATCTCTTCAACGCCATGATGGACCGCGCCGTCCTGCCGCTTGAGCAAGCGCTGACCAGCGTGGGCGATCGCGCCAGCGAGCTCAGCGACCCCCTGCAGGCCTTGCGATCCTCCATGCGATTGGCCCTCAACAAAACCGCCACCGATCCGCGCGTGCGCCGCGCCTTCGAGGTGGCCACCCTCCAGGTGGAATACAACGAAGAAATGCATGCCGTTCGCCAGCGCCATTTGCAGGTTCGCAACGAATGCATTTCCAGCACCGCCCTGGCCCTGAAAGCCGCCAGCACCAAGCGCGGCGTTCCCCTGCCCATTGCGCTGGAGACCGCCTCGCTCGGCTTGCACGTCATGGTCGACGGCCTGATCCACAACTGGATGCTCGACCCCACTGCCTTCGACCTAGAAGCCTGCGGCGAAAAGACGGTCGAGACCTACCTGCGCGGGCTGGGCTTTGGCGCGGCAATCACTTCAGACGCCGTTCCGGCACCACAGACACCGGCGGCACCGCATTTGACGGCACCCGCAGATGCAAAGCCGCCTGCGCCATCAGGTTCGCCGACACAGGCGCGGTCACGAAAACGAACAAGGTGA
- a CDS encoding K+/H+ antiporter subunit F, protein MSPALDWALNLGIGAITIAVVLCAVRLLRGPTMTDRVLALDTLYMNAVALIVLLGIRWNTVLLFEGALLVAMLGFASTVALARYLSRGDVVE, encoded by the coding sequence ATGAGCCCCGCGCTGGATTGGGCCCTGAATCTGGGCATTGGTGCCATCACGATTGCCGTGGTGCTGTGTGCGGTCCGCTTGTTGCGAGGTCCGACCATGACCGACCGGGTCCTGGCACTCGATACGCTCTACATGAACGCCGTGGCGCTGATCGTGTTGCTTGGCATTCGGTGGAATACGGTGTTGCTGTTTGAAGGTGCGCTGCTGGTGGCAATGCTGGGCTTTGCCTCGACGGTGGCTTTGGCGCGCTACCTCAGCCGAGGCGACGTGGTCGAATGA
- a CDS encoding Na+/H+ antiporter subunit E encodes MSTDRSQSVTGARRPSGWFGHPVLSVLLGASWLALSHSLEPVHLLSALLIGLVVPRLLRPFLADASGLYWPAVPRLLGIVVWDIIVSNVVVAKLVLGPLSDMSPGWIPVALESDHHRVNALFASIITTTPGTVSTVIDEERRVIWVHALNCDDAGAMAADMKNRYEAPLLTIFKQNTGSAA; translated from the coding sequence ATGAGCACCGATCGTTCGCAAAGCGTGACCGGGGCGCGGCGCCCTTCGGGGTGGTTCGGTCACCCCGTGTTGTCTGTGTTGCTGGGTGCGAGCTGGTTGGCGCTGTCGCACAGCCTGGAGCCCGTGCACCTGCTGTCGGCGCTGTTGATCGGATTGGTCGTCCCACGTTTGCTCAGGCCATTCCTGGCCGATGCGAGCGGGCTGTATTGGCCGGCTGTGCCGCGTTTGCTGGGCATTGTTGTGTGGGACATCATTGTCTCCAATGTGGTGGTGGCCAAGCTTGTCCTGGGCCCACTGAGCGACATGTCGCCTGGCTGGATTCCGGTGGCGCTGGAAAGTGATCACCACCGCGTGAATGCGTTGTTTGCCAGCATCATCACGACCACACCGGGCACGGTTTCGACGGTGATTGATGAAGAGCGGCGTGTGATCTGGGTGCATGCGCTCAATTGCGATGACGCTGGCGCCATGGCAGCCGACATGAAAAACCGGTACGAAGCGCCGCTTCTGACCATCTTCAAACAAAACACCGGGAGTGCCGCATGA